The DNA segment TGGGGCTGGCTTTCCGAATATCCGTTCGGCGGGGCCGGCAGCGGGCTCATGCTCGCCCTTTCGGGTAAGGCGCCCTGGCTCCTGCCGCCCGGCGTCGCGCTTGCGGTGGCGAGCGCCTTCTGGGCGAGCCACGATCGCGGGCTGACGGCGCGGGTGCTGGTCTGGGCAGGCCTCGTCGGTATGCTGCTGTTCTTCGCGCAGGCCTTCGCGATCGTGCTGAAGGACCAGGGCATCGCCTGGCTCGCCGCCCTCATGGGCGGCGCGGGCGCGGCCCAGCCCGGCATCGGCGGCGGCGCCTTCCTCACACTGCTTTCGCTGCTGTTCCTGCTCTGCCACGGCCTCGCCTATCGCGGCATCTGCCGCGGCGACCTGTTCACCACCTCGACGATCGGCCTCGTCGTCCTGCTGATCGGCATCTTCATCTTCTTCCCGGTCGCGATCATCCTGAGGAGCGCGCTGCTCGACGGCAACGGCGCCTTCGCGCCCTCAGCCTTCGTCGAGCGCTTCCTCGATGCCTCGATCTGGGGGCTCGGCTGCGTCACCGCGGACACCAGTTGCGGCGTCGCCTGGAACACGCTGGTCCTGGCCGTGCTCTGCGGCGTCATCACCACCCTGCTGGGGCTCGCCTGCGCGCTCCTGATCCTGCGCACCGGCATGCCGGGCAAGCGCATCATGCGGGCGCTGACGGTGCTGCCGATCATCACCCCGCCCTTCGTCATCGGGCTCGCGCTGATCCTGCTCTTCGGCCGCGCCGGCGCGGTCTCGACCCTGCTCTACGAATGGTTCGGCGTGCCGCGCTCGCGCTGGCTCTACGGGCTGCCCGGCGTGCTGCTCGCACAGGTGCTCGCCTTCGCGCCGATCGCCTTCCTGGTACTGATCGGCGTGGTGCAGGGCATCTCGCCCAGCCTCGAGGAGGCGTCGCAGACGCTCGGCGCCAGGCGCTGGCAGACCTTCCGCACCGTGACCTGGCCGCTGCTCAGGCCCGGCATCGCCAACGCCTTCCTGCTCGGCTTCGTCGAGAGCATGGCCGATTTCGGCAACCCGCTGGTGCTCGGCGGCAATTTCGAGGTGCTCTCGACCAAGATCTTCTTCGCGGTGGTCGGCGCCTCCTACAATCAGGGGCAGGCGGCGGTGCTCGCCATCGTGC comes from the Bosea sp. (in: a-proteobacteria) genome and includes:
- a CDS encoding iron ABC transporter permease, with product MAPATRLVLLIGWLGYALMPWYFVESLSLTNWGWLSEYPFGGAGSGLMLALSGKAPWLLPPGVALAVASAFWASHDRGLTARVLVWAGLVGMLLFFAQAFAIVLKDQGIAWLAALMGGAGAAQPGIGGGAFLTLLSLLFLLCHGLAYRGICRGDLFTTSTIGLVVLLIGIFIFFPVAIILRSALLDGNGAFAPSAFVERFLDASIWGLGCVTADTSCGVAWNTLVLAVLCGVITTLLGLACALLILRTGMPGKRIMRALTVLPIITPPFVIGLALILLFGRAGAVSTLLYEWFGVPRSRWLYGLPGVLLAQVLAFAPIAFLVLIGVVQGISPSLEEASQTLGARRWQTFRTVTWPLLRPGIANAFLLGFVESMADFGNPLVLGGNFEVLSTKIFFAVVGASYNQGQAAVLAIVLLAFTLGAFWVQQRWLGDKSYTTVTGKGDAGLPVPLPRRITWLSVAVIVPWVALTVVIYIVILIGGFVRNMGRDFTPTLEHYRTGFAIDFSHGLYFEGSAWDSFFTTVKVAAIAAPLTAAIGLITAYLLTRQRFRGRTALEFATMLSFAIPGTVLGVAYILAFNVPPVEITGTGLILVIAFVFRNMPVGVRSGIAGLAQIDKSLDEASTTLRARSSTTLRRVVLPLLKPALVSALVYSFVRSMTAVSAVIFLVSAEYNLSTAYIIGRVEAGEFGLAIAYSSVLIVFMALGIGLIQFSVGERRLGRRARGRTIAAPSPAPAIG